From Calliphora vicina chromosome 3, idCalVici1.1, whole genome shotgun sequence:
agtttgtcattccgtgtgtaacattgagaaatattcatctgagacccaacaaagtatattattgatccttatgaaattctaagtcgattgagccatgtccgtctgtccgtctgtctgtgtaaaacacggtcacgtccaaaataggtaAACAACATCGGTAGACttgcaacaaaaaatgtttattgttctcctaagaagtttgatattgaaaatcagcaaaatcggttcagtggaaccatagttatgaaccaaaatgtaagacaaccttaaataaaacatgataattttaacatagttttcgttatttgtgcaaatatattgcacaATGGCTTTCAAATACATAACTCGCAGTAATTAGCTTTAGCTTGTAGTTTTCTCCGATGTTTGGTAATGCAGTCGCCGGTTGTTCTATAAATTCtcagtttgttgttgatttgaaATCCATTAATTATGCTACgggaaaagaaaagatatacatattatatatcagcgtGTAGGTAATTATGttctcttttcaaaaatgtacaaaatgtttaagaattaaaaaaattatggaagacttttttcaaaaatatgggaataaaatattatagctgatttttttggaaaattttaatttttaaaatgcaatgaaagttttgtttgttattaagaAACTTTCGAtccaaatacaaatacaaattactgatcggtgtaaaattttggttcagtatagattttttttggatactTGTGcatgttaatgtgttttcctgaagtggttcttatatggaggttatgaccaattatgggcctatcatcataaaatttggaacatcgatttttgtatatattgaataaatttgttttgaatttcaacctgataactatatttttaagaaatttataaggatattagtgattttcgggagtggaccttatatgggagctatggttaaatattgaccgatattcataaaatccagaagtatgattactggattcaaattactggatctgtgcataattttattttgatatcgatatgattttaatattttgtaaggttaatatatttttcggaatttggccttataggggagctatgaccaattatcggccaatctgcataaaatttggtacagtgatatctatatatatgagtataatttttgtcgaattttagcatgataaatgtatttataagagatttatgagtacttaactgatttttggaagtggggagctatggtcaaatatggaccgatattcacaaaatccagtagtatgatttctaaatataaatatatggatgtgtgtgaaattttgttttgatattgatattttttagatatttatgtaggttattgtgtatttcggaagtggtccttatgtgggagctataaccaattatcgaccgatcttcatagaattaggtacaacgattttggtatatataaggattatttatgtcgaatttcaacttgatagcgacattgataagacatttatgcttatttaagagattttcggaagtgtactttatatgggagctatggtcaaatatgggccgatccacgaaaaattttgtaatataattttttttaccacgaaacttatttttgctgaattttatatggatattcctattctgtaggcatttatagaccatagaaccaaatttcaggaagaaatttgtatgggagctaggagaaatcttgaaccgattcttataattttcaccagagatacgccttttatcataaaagtaacgagtgcaaaattttatgatattagctgcaatatatttacaaatatgaccaaaaatatatgaaaattatctatttttttttgaggttgtcccacattttcattcataactttggttccactgtaccgatttcgctgattttcaataccaaactgcttagaacaatactaaacatttttcttgcaactctactaagtttgtttgcgtattttggacgtcagcgtgttttacacagacggacagacggacagacagacggacatggctcaatcgacttagaatttcataaggatcaataatatatacactttgttgggtctcagatgaatatttctcaatgttacacacggaatgacaaacttatatataccctcattcaccacttatggtggtggagggtataaacagatatttgtgaattgttaatgacaatcccacaattcccaaaaaactttccaaaaaacccaaaactggaatttattagatttcttgatttattgaaggcaccaagctcggggctatgaaatccctttgcacaatattgaagaacatattgggacatataaaacaggtcttaattttttgaaagcagctatgcgatttgagaaaatattggctaaagttgaaatttatataaaaaattgatctacttcggaaggctatGGACCAcgtaataatacgaattttgatattattttgcttttataatatttcgcgaaatgttgtctttcagaaaaatgtaaatacactatttatgtttttcttattttctgtataatttaaaattaatgtaagtacttttttcgaaaaaaatggcgaaaagtttgaacttttgactcagtagatatttttaaagaattctttCATACTGTTATTAATACAtgtcttgttaattcaaaaaattttatttcaagaaaatcgggaaagaattggatccgttattagcaaaaaaccaggccaaggtaggtaaataaaatttaattttacttttcaaatgcgaataactcgtaaactctAAGATATGGCTAAAGATCttgtctagtagattccatatatataaaaatctttcaaatcggatcgcaatctcaaacaaaaatcatttttaatatacccgaggtgccccactttgcggcattgtggctcggccccccttgatgttataagcccaaattcaaaacttaaacttatcaacacctcctctatagccattaAAATTGGGCAAtttatttagaagttacagatttatttccactttttttcagaaCCCCCACTGTGCAGCGTGTGTGTCAGTGTGCTTCAGTAATTTGTTTAGCCTACATTAGCAACATGAGAATCGCATGGTAGTCAATGAAGTCAGACAAATTGGTTTGTTTTGCACAACTTCGAAACTTATTGAACGATTCGTTTCAAACTTGCTATATTAATAGATAAGATTCTAGGCTTTAAGAATATTACCTGCAGTAGTGAAAATATTGATCATAGCGAGAGCTTTAGTGGTATTATTTTATTGAGCATAAATTAACCCAAAATAATTTGAGTTACAgccattaaaaaaacaattaatataatgcggacatattttattgataagtttttaaaataaaaaaaaattcagaaaagcattcgaaaagaaaatgttataaatagtagCTGGAAATCGTAAACATCAGAAATTACTTAGTTTTAGTGTGTTTTAGTATGGTTTAAACTTGGCATAACTGTTATGATCATTAGCATGATCATAACCACTGCTAGCATGATCATAACTATTACCATGATAATTATTAAGATCAAAACTATGTTCATGAACATGATCATTAGcataatttttatcatgatcGTAGACAAGATCATGACCCTGATAACCATAATCACCTTCCCAACCACCATGTTGATGAACATTCTTAGCATATACTTCGGGATGTTGGGCATAACCAATTTTCTTGACCTTAGCATTAAAACCATTATGATCATCGGCCGTATATTCAACAATACGAATAGTGCCATCGGCTTCTTTTAAAGAGTAGCTGCCTAAGGATCATAAAAAAAGTATTGTAGAATTTCCAAATGTTTGTTTTACTTATAGAACTCACCCTTAACATGATCACCATCTCTGGTTTCCCATTGATTTTTAATATCACCCGTCTCCAAATCCCTGACACCATAATCAAACTGATAGTTGGCAGGTTTGTCATTGGAATGATAGTGACCGTCATTGTAATCATGATGATTAGCAACTATGCTATGATCACTACCATGAGTATTCCATTTGTGGTTTTTCCAATCATGATCATGAGCTGATCTTTCTTTGGCTTCCCAAAAATGTTGTGGATAGGCTTTTTCATGTcttgttataaactaataacTGGTGGCTTGTCCTTTATCTGGATAATGATAGGTTGTACCTGCCAAAGCTGAACCACAAATGATTAAAAAGACAGCAACagctaaaaatttcattttgctaaaatatttttagtatttttgctCTGTTAGGTTTTGATTGAAGTCGTTTTGTTTAACTTGCTTTGATTACaagatttgtttagttttattttatttttaacagtatttatactaaatatttttaataaatttatttctaaatttcaatttaattaaacattctttataaaatgctataaaaattttatttaattaaatgaaatttatattagtCCAATTGTGCTGGTGTGGCTTGCACCcttaacttggccaatttaattCGTCACAACCGAAAATATGTATAGAATTGTAATCAATACTAAATtgtgttaaacaaattattctAAAGTTGTGTGAATTAGCTGTAAACAaactcaaaataatttaaaatgtgattttaaactgataacaaattttttggtaataaatttaattcatattattttaaataattactcACGGTTTTAactaaaacacaaaattaagtACTATAAGTAAAAAGtgagatcatttttgtttaagaaaaatttccATTGCAAAGTTATATATACAATTCCTGGATTTCAAAAGACATAACTAAGATTCAATTCTAGATCTAACATCAATCGTAGTTTTCCAACAGTGTCAGTTTAACTTCTATTGTAGATTTTATACCGTCTTAGTTTAACTTCAATCACATGTTTCCAATTTACTTAGTTTAGATTCAATTTAGGTTTCAATCATAGTCttgattagcttcaatcgtaagctTTAAACAGTTCAAATTTAGACTCAATCATAGCTTCTACACTgttttagtttagcttcaatcataggtttcAAACAATCTTAGCTTAGCTTAAATCCTAGGAGTTAAACAGTCTTACTAAAGCTTTAATCGTAGCTCTTTATGCTGTcttaattcagtttgaattgttgCCTCAGTTTAGCATCAATCacaggtctttataaagtcataGCTCAGCTTCAATCATTGGCTTTAAACAGTTTCAAACTAGCTTCAATAatagatctttatatagtcttagctAAGTTGGCTTTTAACAGTgtcagattagcttcaatcatagtcctTTATAAAGTCTCAGTTATGCTTCAATCATTGGctttataaagtcttagttATGCTTCAATCATTGGCATTAAACAGTgtcagattagcttcaatcgtcggTCTTTATACTGTCTTGATAATGCTTCAATCATTGCCTTTAAATAGTgtcagattagcttcaatcgtaggcttTTATAAAGTCTCAGTTATGCTTCAATCATTGGCATTAGAAAGTCTCAGTTATGCTTCAATCATTGGATTAAACAATgtcagattagcttcaatcgaagggcTTTATAAAGTCACAGTTATGCTTCAACCATTGGCTTTAAACAGTgtcagattagcttcaatcgtaggcctttataAAGTCTCAGTTATGCTTCAATCATTGGctttataaagtcttagttATGCTTCAATCATTGGCATTAAACAGTGTCAGATTAGCTTCAAGCacaggtctttataaagtctcaGTTATGCTTCAATCATTGACTTTAAACAGTTTTacattagcttcaatcttaggtctttacaTTCTTAGTtaggcttcaatcgtaggtctttataaagtctcaGTTATGCTTCAATCATTGGATTTAAATAGTGccagattagcttcaatcgtaggcctttataAAGTCTCAGTTATGCTTCAATCATTGGCATTAGAAACTCTCAGTTATGCTTCAATCATTGGCATTAAACAATgtcagattagcttcaatcgaaggtctttataagGTCTCAGTTATGCTTCAACCATTGGCTTTAAACAGTgtcagattagcttcaatcgtaggcctttataAGGTCTCAGTTATGCTTCAATCATTGGATTTAAATAGTgtcagattagcttcaatcgtaggcctttataAAGTCTCAGTTATGCTTCAATCATTGGCATTAGAAAGTCTCAGTTATGCTTCAATCATTGGCATTAAACAATgtcagattagcttcaatcgaaggtctttataagGTCTCAGTTATGCTTCAATCATTGGctttataaagtcttagttATGCTTCAATCATTGGCATTAAACAGTGTCAGATTAGCTTCAAGCacaggtctttataaagtctcaGTTATGCTTCAATCATTGACTTTAAACAGTTTTacattagcttcaatcttaggtctttacaTTCTTAGTtaggcttcaatcgtaggtctttataaagtctcaGTTATGCTTCAATCATTGGATTTAAATAGTgtcagattagcttcaatcgtaggcctttataAAGTCTCAGTTATGCTTCAATCATTGGCATTAGAAAGTCTCAGTTATGCTTCAATCATTGGCATTAAACAATgtcagattagcttcaatcgaaggtctttataagGTCTCAGTTATGCTTCAACCATTGGCTTTAAACAGTgtcagattagcttcaatcgtaggcctttataAGGTCTCAGTTATGCTTCAATCCTTGGCATTATAAAGTCTCAGTTATGCTTCAATCATTGGCATTAAACAATgtcagattagcttcaatcgttggtgtTTATAAAGTCTCAGTTATGCTTCAATCGTTGGCTTTAAACAGTgtcagattagcttcaatcttaggtctttacaTTCTTAGTTAGGCTTCAATCGatggtctttataaagtctcaGTTATGCTTCAATCGTTGGCTTTAAACAGTgtcagattagcttcaatcgtaggcctttataAAGTCTCGGTTATACTTCAATCATTGGCATTATAAAGTCTCAGTTATGCTTCAATCATTGGCGTTAAACAGCGTCAGATTAgattcaatcgttggtctttatactGTCTTGAAAATGCTTCAATCATTGGCTTTAAATAGTGTCagattaacttcaatcgtagaccTTTATAAAGTCTCAGTTATGCTTCAATCATTCACATTATAAAGTCATAATTATACTGTCTTGATTATGCTTCAATCATTGGCATTAAATAGTgtcagattagcttcaatcgtgggcctTTCTAAAGTCTCAGTTATGCTTCAATCATTGGCATTAGAAAGTCTCAGTTATGCTTTAATCGTTGGCTTTAAACAGTgtcagattagcttcaatcttaggtctttacaTTCTTAGTtaggcttcaatcgtaggtctttataaagtctcaGTCATGCTTAAAACGTTGGCTTTAAACAGgcttcaatagtaggtctttGTAAAGTCACAGTCGTGCTTCAATCGTTGGCCTTAAATAGCgtcagattagcttcaatcataggtctttataaagtctcaGTTATGCTTCAATCATAGGCCTTTATAAAGTCTCAGTTATGCTTCAATCATTGGCATTAAACAATGacagattagcttcaatcgtaggtctttataaaatcTCAGTCATACTTCAATCGTTGACTTTAAACAGTGTTAGATTAGCTTAAATATTAGGTCTTTACATTCTTAGTtaggcttcaatcgtaggtatttataaAGTCTCAGTCATGCTTCAATCGTTGGCTTTAAACAGtgttagattagcttcaatcgttggtctttataaagtctcaATCGTTGGCTTTAAACTGTAtcagattagcttcaatcataggtcttagTTTGGCTTCAATCATGGGTTTTAACAGTCATAGTTCAACTTCAattttaggtctttatacaCTTTCGCTTTAAGGTTTAAGCAATATTTAATTGGTTTCAGTCTTAAGTCTTTCTAGAGCCtcaatttagctttaatcacAGGTTTAAAGCAATCTAAGATTAACCTCAATTGTATTTCCTTAAACTGTCTTAGCTTCAGTTGGAAGTTTTTAAACTGTCTTTAAACAGTTTAGGTACAATCACAAGTCTTTATGCAGTcatagttaagcttcaatcatacaTCATTATACTgtattagcttcaattgtaggttgtaaacaaaatttcgtTTCAATCGTAGGCTTTTCACAGTCTTGGtgtagcttcaatcttaggtctttctaAAGCCATTGTCAAGCTTCAATcgttagtttagctttaatcgaatGTTTTAAACAGTCTCAGTTTAggttcaatcataggtctttctaaagtcaATTTCTAGCTTCAAACGTTACTTTTAAAGAGgcctagtttagcttcaatcgtagggttTTCTATAAACTTAGTAAGGCTTCAATCGAAATATTTAATCGTTGGTTGTAAATAGTCTTAAtttggcttcaatcataggttatatatagtcttagttaagcttcaatcttcGAATTTAAAAACTCTAAGTTTAGCTTCtgcttaggtctttatacagttttAGTTGATCTtcaatcataatttttaaatcttcaattttagatattttctaGTCATACATTAGATTAAATTATAAGGCttactttagcttcaatcctaggtttTCAACAGTCTTAGTATCGCTTCAAACgtaggtatttttatagtcttGCATTAGTTTCAATCATCTTAGTAACCGTAATGGGGTCAAATTCAAAAATAGGTTTCCTTGATAACTCAAACATTAGCAAACACTTAAACTTTATCAAAAATTGAA
This genomic window contains:
- the LOC135955694 gene encoding uncharacterized protein LOC135955694, coding for MSFEIQELHEKAYPQHFWEAKERSAHDHDWKNHKWNTHGSDHSIVANHHDYNDGHYHSNDKPANYQFDYGVRDLETGDIKNQWETRDGDHVKGSYSLKEADGTIRIVEYTADDHNGFNAKVKKIGYAQHPEVYAKNVHQHGGWEGDYGYQGHDLVYDHDKNYANDHVHEHSFDLNNYHGNSYDHASSGYDHANDHNSYAKFKPY